A window of Rhodothermus sp. genomic DNA:
CTGCGAGATCATGGGTATGAATAACGCCGCTGGGCGGCATGCAGCGTGTTGCGTAGCAGTAGCGCGATGGTCATCGGGCCAACGCCGCCAGGCACTGGCGTAATCCAGCTGGCCTTTGCGGCAACGGCCTCAAAGTCCACATCCCCCACCAGGCGGTAGCCACGAGGATGGGTGGGGTCGTCTATGCGGTTGATGCCCACGTCGATGACGACAGCGCCTTCGCGTACCATGTCGGCCGTGATGTAGTGCGGGCGGCCAATGGCGGCCACCAGGATGTCGGCCATGCGGGTGAGCGCAGTCAGATCGCGCGTGCGGCTGTGGCAGACCGTAACGGTGGCATCGATCCCGCGGTGCAGCAGCAGGGCCGCCAGCGGGCGTCCTACGATATTGGAACGGCCCACTACCACGGCATGCTTACCGGTCGTTTCGATCCCACTACGCCGAAGCAACTCCAGGATGCCGGCCGGCGTGGCCGGTACAAATCCGGGTTCGCCGAGCAGCAGGCGACCCGCATTGATCGGGTGGAAACCGTCCACGTCTTTATCGGGACGGATCGCGTTCAGCACGCGGCTGGGATCGATGTGGGCGGGCAGGGGAAGCTGCACCAGAATGCCGTCCACACCGTCATCGTCGTTTAACCGTGCGATTTCGGCCAGCAACGCCCCTTCGGAGATGGACGCATCAAAACGCAGCGTATCGCTGGCAATGCCGACTTCGGCCGCTGCCTTTGTCTTGCCGCGTACGTAGGAAGCCGATGCTGGATCGTCGCCTACCAGAATAACGGCCAGATAAGGACGACGATGGCCGGCCTGCAGCCAGGCATCGACTTCTGCTTTCACTTCGGCGCGCACCTGCGCTGCAATCGCTTTGCCGTCGATGATCTGTGCCACGATGTTGTCGGGCAATTGGTTAGTGGGGGTCGGACCGCTATAAAGCTACGGAACGGGCTGGCATCTGGAAACGAAACCTTCAGGAAAACAAAAAAGCATCCTGTGGGCTTGACCTTCAGACCGCCCGGTCGATAATTTTAAAGAAGCTGCGGTTTGATCCATTCACTTTCTGGCTCCTGCGTATCGCGGTAAGGGGTACTACAGTGCAATTGGGGTACGAGCCCTGACGGGTGTTCATCATGGTGGAGGTGTGTGTGTATACCTTCCGGCAACGCGTACGCGGGAGCGCAGCCTGTCTGCTTGTCCTTTTCGGGTTAGCGCTGGGGGCGGTAGCGCAGCCGGTTACGATTCGCTCGCTGGGGCGTGCGCTGCAGGAAGAGGTCCTGGAAGTGGTGGCTCACTGGTCGCGGCCGCTGGCGGTTGCACTCGACTCGGCGGGTGTGCAGGAGCTCTCCTGGAAGGCCATCGTGGCAGCTACCGATGGCGTCTGGGAAACGTCCGAGACGGTCTGGCTGCCTGCGCAGCTCATGCCCCGCCTTGAGCTACTGGCCGCCGACTACGAAGAGGTAGCGCTGACGTCAGGACCCGGGAGCGCTTCACTGGTGGCCTGGCTTAGCCAGCCGCCTGTCGAGCTCGTGGGCATCGGCATGGAGCGACGTCGCCCGGCCGGTACGCTCAGCGCGCGGCTCCTCGTCTA
This region includes:
- the folD gene encoding bifunctional methylenetetrahydrofolate dehydrogenase/methenyltetrahydrofolate cyclohydrolase FolD, with the protein product MAQIIDGKAIAAQVRAEVKAEVDAWLQAGHRRPYLAVILVGDDPASASYVRGKTKAAAEVGIASDTLRFDASISEGALLAEIARLNDDDGVDGILVQLPLPAHIDPSRVLNAIRPDKDVDGFHPINAGRLLLGEPGFVPATPAGILELLRRSGIETTGKHAVVVGRSNIVGRPLAALLLHRGIDATVTVCHSRTRDLTALTRMADILVAAIGRPHYITADMVREGAVVIDVGINRIDDPTHPRGYRLVGDVDFEAVAAKASWITPVPGGVGPMTIALLLRNTLHAAQRRYSYP